The stretch of DNA AAGCCACGCCGCCGATGTTGCTGGTATTGCCTGATGCCGTACTTGTTCGGCATCTGGATCAAGGCCGTCCCGTCCGGCCTCAGGACCCTGACGATTTCATCCAACGAGGTGCGCACGTTTGGCTTGCTGAAGTGCTGAAAGACGCCGTACGAGAACACGGTGTCAAAGGCATCGTCTGAAAACGGCAGGAACCGCGCGTCACCCACCACAAAGTCGGCCGCAACACCCAACTGCCGGGCCACTCGTCGCGCGGCCAGCACCGCATCAAGGCTGGGGTCGAGCCCGACGGGGCGGTATCCTTTGTTCGCAGCCGCGATCGACCATCGCCCCCAGTTGCACCCGATGTCCAGCAACCGTTCGCCGTGGCCCTGCGGAAGACGGGTCGACGGGATCGGGTATCGCGTCAATTTGTGTTGAACCGGGAAATAGAGATTTCCCGATGTGTACGGCACCTCGCTCTGGACAAATGCGTCGATGTGATCGCGGTTCGCCGCTCCGTCCTGTTCGGGCTCGTAGACCAGCCGGTGGCCGGCCACCTGTTCCAGGGTCCGGGGGATGTAGTGATGCGTCACGTCGCTGTCGGCCAGCAACATGACAGGCACACCATCGAACACCGGATAGCGATGGCCGTCAGGGCAGGTCAACTCCGTCGCAGTCGATTCGAGTGCCCGTTTGTCCCGCGGACAGACGAGGTGATTCGCGAGCCATTCATTCATGGGAGTGCTGTCGCGGACGCGCTATTTCTTCTGTTCAAAGATGTCTTTCCTGCTGAACCCACGCTTTTTGATGATGCGGGCGAGGGTTCGGAGGCGACTGTCCGCCTCAGTCCAGATGCGCTGAAATGTTTGCTCGGGCCGGGCCTTGAAGTACGTCACGTGTGTGGTTTCGTAGCCGTTCGGCGAATGGGGCGAGAAGTAGTAGTTGGAAACACAACAGCGTTTGGCGTCCCGCTTCACCGGATTGACCGAATGCCACGACTTGTCGTTGGTGGACATGAGGACCAGCCGGTTGAACAGACTCGGTATCTCGACGGCCTCGGTCACCGCCTCATTCCAAAGTTCAAAATTGCCCCCGTCTTCGGTTTTCCAGTCGGGTGAACAGTAATACAGCAGATTCAACACTCGATAGTGTTTCTGCTCAAAATCATGGGAATTGTCCAGGTGCGGATTCAGGAAGTGCCCCTGCGTCATGACGCTGATTCCGCCGGCATACAGTTTGGGATCGGCGTGCGGCTCCCTGATGCCCGTCAGGTCAGCCACGGCCTGAACGACTCGAGGATCCTGAAAGGCAAACGTAATGTCTGCGATTACCGGATCGTGCGTATCAAGGGCTTTGGAGGTGAACTTCTTCTCGCGAAAACTATCCAGCAGACGCATGCGGTCCACCGGCGGGAACGCGGCAAAGATCCTGTGGGCCAGGTCGTCGGGCAGCAGCCGGTCTACAATGGCGAAGCGGGTGCTGAGGACGCCCGGTGCGAAGAACTCCTGGCGAATCCTCTCAGCATCCTGATGGAGCCTTTCCACAATGGCAGTGACGATCGCTTCGCGCACGTTCATGCCTCCATTATGAAGTCTGTGCTGCTGACCGGGGCGTCCGGGTTTCTCGGGAGTCACCTGGCCCGGTCGTTCATTGAAGGCGGTTGGCGCGTTCGCGCGGCCAGCCGTCGCCCGGCCGACGGCCAGGCCACCAATCCAGACCTTGAGTGGGTCGGCGTTGGCGAGATCGGCCGCCACACCGAATGGGGGCCGCTGCTCGAAGGCGTGGATGTCGTGGTCCATGCCGCTGCGGTCGCGCACCGGATCTCAAAGAAAGACCAGGTGCCGGCGTCGGTGTATGACGAGGTGAATCACCGCGGCACCGAACGCCTGGCAGAGTGTGCCCGGCGGGCGGGTGTGGGACGGTTCGTGCTGATCAGCTCCATCGGGGCGGTGGCCGACGCCTGTGACGTGGTCATTGACGAATCGAC from Acidobacteriota bacterium encodes:
- a CDS encoding methyltransferase domain-containing protein, producing the protein MNEWLANHLVCPRDKRALESTATELTCPDGHRYPVFDGVPVMLLADSDVTHHYIPRTLEQVAGHRLVYEPEQDGAANRDHIDAFVQSEVPYTSGNLYFPVQHKLTRYPIPSTRLPQGHGERLLDIGCNWGRWSIAAANKGYRPVGLDPSLDAVLAARRVARQLGVAADFVVGDARFLPFSDDAFDTVFSYGVFQHFSKPNVRTSLDEIVRVLRPDGTALIQMPNKYGIRQYQQHRRRGFTEGEGFEVRYWTPSELMDTFEKTFGRTTMTTDCYFGLGIQASDADLLPVHYRMVVRASELLRTLSHVVTPLTKVADSVYLSSVNQKTTAR
- a CDS encoding 2OG-Fe(II) oxygenase, whose amino-acid sequence is MNVREAIVTAIVERLHQDAERIRQEFFAPGVLSTRFAIVDRLLPDDLAHRIFAAFPPVDRMRLLDSFREKKFTSKALDTHDPVIADITFAFQDPRVVQAVADLTGIREPHADPKLYAGGISVMTQGHFLNPHLDNSHDFEQKHYRVLNLLYYCSPDWKTEDGGNFELWNEAVTEAVEIPSLFNRLVLMSTNDKSWHSVNPVKRDAKRCCVSNYYFSPHSPNGYETTHVTYFKARPEQTFQRIWTEADSRLRTLARIIKKRGFSRKDIFEQKK